GCGGGACTGGGGAGGCCCAGGGGCactggggggagcaggggggcactgggagggactgggagcacaggagggggcactgggggctcatggggtgcagggagggactggggggcactgggagggactgggagcacagGAAGGGGCACTGGGGGCTCATGGGGtgcagggagggactggggggcactgggagggactgggagcacagGAAGGGGCACTGGGGGCtcatggggggcagggggagggactggggcactgggagggactgggagtgtgggagggggcactgggggctcaggggggacggggggggcactggggagactggggggtcactgggaggTCCCAGGGGTGCCGTGGCCCCCCCGCGTGgtcccaacccccccccgcccccccccaggacctGGGGAGCGCCAAGCCGGGGACGTCGTCGGCGCCGTTCACCATCAACGCGCACCAGAGCGAGGTGGCCTGCGCGGCGctgggccccggcggcgccctgGTGGCCTCGGCCTCCCGCAAGGGCACCCTGATCCGCCTCTTCGACACCCACTCGCGCGCCAAGGTGGTGGAGCTGCGCCGCGGCACCGACCCCGCCACGCTCTACTggtgaccgggggggggggcccgggggggggggggctgcggggggggggggggcacagcctcgctgaccccccccgcccgcccccccccagcctggcctTCAGCCCCGACGCCGCCTTCCTCTGCGCCTCCAGCGACAAGGGCACCGTGCACGTCTTCGCCCTGCGCGACACCCGCCTCAACCGCCGCTCCGCGTgagtcccgcccccccccccccccgcgcccccccccccgcagccacGGGGCAGCTCCCacccacccccccgccgcccccccccaggCTGGCGCGCGTGGGCAAGGTGGGCCCGGTGCTGGGCCCCTACGTGGAGTCGCAGTGGTCGCTGGCCAGCTTCACCGTGCCGGCCGAGGCCGCCTGCGTCTGCGCCTtcggccgcggcggccgcagcccctGCTCCGTCGTCGGTgagtcccggggggggggacgaggggggccccccccccgctgccccgctgacccccccccccccccccgcagccgtcTGCGTCGACGGCACCTTCCACAAATACGTCTTCACCCCCGACGGCAACTGCAACCGCGAGGCCTTCGACGTCTACCTGGACATCTGCGACGACGACGActtctgaccccccccccgggacccccccgggacccccccgggacccccccggcgccgtTCGCAGCCTTTGTACTTTATTTCGTGTCTCCCGTTACAAACAAGCGGATTAAAAAAAAGCACGCGTCGCTCTCGGGGGGGGCTTAAAaatgagcgggggggggggcaaccccccccccccgtgcctcagtttccccccgtgttgctttgggggggggtgaggggccgctgctggtgctggagctgctggtgcggccggggggggggggggcacgtggcGTAGCCCTTTTAAGAGATGGGGGGCGGGGTCAGAGCGGGGAGGTCGGGGGGGTCGACGCCGAACTTGAGGCGGTGCAGGAGGGTCTTGGCcggcagcagggcctgggggggggaagggggggtgaGAGGTggtggggacccccccccacacacaccatgGTACTGCCCAATGggaaccccccacacacacacacaccatggtACTGCCCattggagacccccccccccacacaccatgGTACTGCCcaacagaccccccccccatgaTGGTATCACCCAGCAGACCCTCCCCCCACCAAAAACAATGGTACCATCCAGTGACCCCCCCCCAGTAATGGTATGTTCCACTAGACACCCCCCCCATTACAGTCAGGGTTTGGGCCAGAAAACCCCGCCCCCATGGCACAGCCCAgccactcacactcacactccgGGGAGTGCacactcacccccccccccataacaGTGCAGGGCAgggtctcacacacacactcgtACTCACACTCCGGGGAGTCCCCACtcacgacccccccccccagtgcaggCCAGTGGCACACTCACACTCTGGTGAGTCCCCACTCACTCTCCATAACTGCAGTCCAGtgatgcgtgcgtgtgtgtgtgtgcacagtcACACTCGGGCGAGTCCCACTCACACTCGGGCGAGTCCCCACTCACTCCCCCTAACAGTGCACTCCAGTCTCTCACACACTCACTCCGGTGAGTCCCCACTCACTCTCCATAACTGCAGGCCAGTgatgcgtgcgtgcgtgtgcacactCACACTCAGGCGAGTCCCCACTCACTCCCCCTAACAGTGCACTCCAGTCTCTCACACACTCACTCCGGTGAGTCCCCACTCACTCTCCATAACTGCAGGCCAGTgatgcgtgcgtgcgtgtgcacactCACACTCGGGCGAGTCCCCACTCACCCCCCCATAACAGTGCACTCCAgtctctcacacactcacactccGGTGAGTCCCCACTCACGCTCCATAACTGCAGGCCAGTgatgcgtgcgtgcgtgcgcaCAGTCACACTCAGGCAAGTCCCCACTCACACTCAGGCGAGTCCCCACTCACTCTCGGGCGAGTccccactcacacacacacagcccccgcggcgggggcgggctcACCGGGTGGTGGACGTATGATTGGCAGCTGTAGCACCAAGCCGATAGGTCGCTGTAGCTCAGCACCAGGGCGTGGCCGGAGGCGGAGCCGTGCTCCAGCATGTGCCCCCCCACGTAGCGCCCGCACAGCacctgcgggcccaggcgtccggggcggggttgggggggggtggtggttATTTGAGTCCAGGGGGTGcatttggggctcgggggggggcatttgggggggtgctggggggtatttgggggtgctgggggggtttaTTTGGGGCCTGGAGGGGGATATTTGGGGGGCACAGGAGTGcgtttgggggtgctgggggggtatttggggccCAAGGGGTGtattggggtcctgggggggggtatttggggccCGAGGAGGTATTTGGGGCCCAGGGGGGCTATTTGGGGCCCAaagggggtatttgggggtgctgggggggttttgggggcctGGGGGAGTATCtcgggggtgctggggagggtaTTTGGGGGCACTGAGGTGTTATTTGGGGCCCAAAGAGAGTGTATTTGGGGcctgggggggtatttgggggcactggggggttATTTGGGGGCCCGAGGGGGTGTATTTGGGGCTGGggtttggggctggggggtgtATTTGGGGCTTGGAGGAGTATTTGGGGCCCAGGGGGAGtagctggggggtgctgggggtgtgtgtggggccCAAGGGGGTATTCGGGGCCCAGGGAGGCTATGTGGGGCCCAAGGGGGAATTTGGGGGTGCTGGGCAGGTgtttggggggtgctgggggggtatttgggtccaaggggggtatttgggggtgctgggggggtatATGGGGCCTGGGGGGTGTATTAGGGGCCCAGGGGGGTAttcgggggtgctggggggggctatTTGGGGCCCAAGAGGGTATTCGGGATcccgggggggtatttgggggcacggggggtatctgggggtgctgggggggattcaggggagctgggggggtatttggggggggggactcACCCGGTAgcagctgaggcagagccagggctcccggcggctcccgcaGGCCTCGCAGGGGGGGCGGCGGCcaggccccccccc
The sequence above is a segment of the Dromaius novaehollandiae isolate bDroNov1 chromosome 37, bDroNov1.hap1, whole genome shotgun sequence genome. Coding sequences within it:
- the WDR45 gene encoding WD repeat domain phosphoinositide-interacting protein 4 isoform X3 codes for the protein MAQARGVNSLRFNQDQSCFCCAMESGVRIFNVEPLMEKGHLDAEQVGSVVLVEMLHRSNLLAIVGGGGNPKFSDLSVLIWDDAREGKDAKDKLVLEFTFTKPVLAVRMRHDKIVIVLRSRIYVFSFPENPTKLFEFDTRDNPKGLCDLCPSLEKQLLVFPGHKCGSLQLVDLGSAKPGTSSAPFTINAHQSEVACAALGPGGALVASASRKGTLIRLFDTHSRAKPGLQPRRRLPLRLQRQGHRARLRPARHPPQPPLRAGARGQGGPGAGPLRGVAVVAGQLHRAGRGRLRLRLRPRRPQPLLRRRRLRRRHLPQIRLHPRRQLQPRGLRRLPGHLRRRRLLTPPPGPPRDPPGTPPAPFAAFVLYFVSPVTNKRIKKKHASLSGGA